One genomic segment of Virgibacillus doumboii includes these proteins:
- the thiT gene encoding energy-coupled thiamine transporter ThiT, with the protein MSSKRILFLVEVAIFTALAYMLDIIPFLSFKIWAFGGSISLAMIPVFIVAFRWGIKGGLLAGFLWGMLQMAIGPNYILHPIQGILDYPAAFTVLGFAGVFANRIQTAVKSGDKSKYLMYIMFGVLLGSMLRFISHYFAGVFFFESAIEGVNVWVYSLLYNVSYIIPSFIICTIAVFLLFHKQPKTLVQQTA; encoded by the coding sequence ATGAGTTCGAAACGTATTTTGTTTTTGGTTGAGGTTGCTATATTTACGGCTTTGGCGTATATGCTGGATATTATTCCGTTCCTGTCGTTTAAAATATGGGCATTTGGCGGTTCGATTTCGTTAGCAATGATTCCAGTTTTTATTGTAGCATTTCGCTGGGGCATAAAAGGCGGATTGTTAGCCGGGTTCCTGTGGGGGATGCTGCAGATGGCTATCGGCCCTAATTATATTTTGCATCCGATACAAGGGATCCTGGATTACCCGGCAGCATTTACGGTGCTCGGGTTTGCAGGAGTCTTTGCCAATCGAATTCAAACAGCGGTAAAATCAGGAGATAAGTCCAAGTATCTTATGTATATCATGTTCGGTGTATTGCTTGGATCGATGCTGCGGTTTATTTCGCATTATTTTGCCGGTGTCTTCTTTTTCGAATCGGCAATTGAAGGTGTAAATGTATGGGTTTATTCCTTACTGTACAACGTTTCGTATATAATTCCATCGTTTATTATATGTACGATTGCCGTTTTTCTGTTGTTCCACAAACAGCCGAAAACGCTGGTACAGCAGACTGCATAA
- a CDS encoding DUF6884 domain-containing protein has translation MKQLSIIPCGRKKIWDKHPDIGEVPAKDAYIGTLHNYCQSYAEKFTDQWVILSAKHGFLLSDDIVDGNYDVAFGQKSDEIITFDRLKEQIHQKQLDQFDKLVILTGNKYKRVIDGCFDDSMPRTFPLLQYGGIGYIIQALKQSVENNRPLH, from the coding sequence ATGAAACAGTTAAGCATAATTCCATGTGGCAGGAAAAAAATCTGGGATAAACATCCGGATATAGGGGAAGTCCCGGCGAAAGATGCTTATATCGGGACATTACATAACTATTGTCAGTCATATGCAGAGAAGTTCACGGATCAATGGGTTATCCTTTCTGCAAAGCATGGTTTTCTTTTGTCTGATGATATCGTCGATGGCAATTATGATGTTGCCTTTGGACAAAAAAGTGATGAGATTATTACGTTCGACAGGCTGAAAGAGCAGATTCATCAAAAGCAATTGGATCAGTTTGATAAGCTGGTTATTTTAACAGGAAATAAATATAAACGGGTAATTGACGGGTGTTTTGATGACAGTATGCCAAGAACATTTCCACTTTTGCAATATGGCGGGATTGGTTACATCATACAGGCCTTGAAACAATCTGTGGAAAACAATAGACCCTTACATTAA
- a CDS encoding N-acetylmuramoyl-L-alanine amidase, with translation MKTKPILIIDPGHGGNDPGGGSNKHWIEKDLNLSISLYQYERYRELGIPVAITRTTDVTLTPDERTRIVRESGATYCHSNHINAGGGDGGEIIHSIYGGKGMAEQIADELRNAGQNIRRVFTRTLPNNTSRDFYFMNRNTGKVVTNIIEYGFADSNGDDIRQLNNHWQDYAEAVVKAFCIFSEYPYDNGKGKPANGEKNKYLHLPASDDTWRVYPLDAHPVKANEKGFLRPSKFGGLTYEVLGSSQPHVYLIQTRDFGKVQIYAHPKTGATFTHK, from the coding sequence ATCAAAACGAAGCCGATACTAATCATTGACCCGGGTCACGGAGGTAACGATCCGGGCGGCGGGTCCAACAAGCATTGGATTGAAAAGGATCTGAATCTATCTATCTCACTTTATCAATATGAACGCTATCGGGAGCTTGGGATTCCTGTGGCCATTACCCGGACAACGGATGTTACGCTGACGCCCGATGAACGAACAAGGATTGTGCGCGAGAGCGGGGCAACCTATTGTCATTCCAATCATATCAACGCCGGCGGGGGAGATGGAGGAGAGATCATCCACTCCATTTACGGTGGAAAAGGAATGGCCGAGCAGATTGCTGACGAACTGCGGAATGCAGGGCAGAATATTCGGCGCGTTTTCACAAGAACATTGCCAAACAACACCAGTCGTGATTTTTATTTCATGAACCGGAATACAGGAAAAGTCGTTACCAATATCATTGAATATGGATTTGCCGATTCTAATGGTGATGATATCCGTCAGCTGAATAATCATTGGCAGGATTATGCGGAAGCGGTCGTTAAAGCCTTCTGTATTTTCAGCGAGTACCCGTATGACAACGGCAAGGGAAAACCAGCAAATGGAGAAAAGAATAAATATCTCCATTTGCCGGCCAGTGATGACACGTGGCGGGTTTACCCGTTGGATGCACATCCTGTAAAAGCGAATGAAAAAGGATTTCTTCGTCCGTCTAAATTCGGCGGGCTGACGTATGAAGTCCTGGGCAGTTCACAGCCGCATGTCTATCTGATTCAAACCCGAGATTTCGGAAAAGTTCAGATTTATGCACATCCGAAGACTGGGGCAACGTTTACCCATAAATAA
- a CDS encoding ABC transporter ATP-binding protein: protein MGHDIKCSDVNKVFQGDGISTYALEDVNITFEEDELVAIIGPSGSGKSTLLSLLGALDVPTNGSVTYGDSSINTYSSKELADFRFENIGFIFQQFHLLPTLTALENVMSPLFSRKVAYNKKVRAETVLNQVGLDDKYNSLASQLSGGQQQRVAIARALVHEPRWLLADEPTGNLDTHTEELIFDNLIQLNRSKECGVIYVTHDSDLAARADRMVEMKNGKIIRDSRSEVYA from the coding sequence TTGGGTCATGACATAAAGTGCAGTGATGTAAATAAAGTGTTTCAGGGTGATGGAATAAGCACGTATGCATTGGAAGATGTCAACATTACATTTGAGGAGGATGAATTAGTTGCAATTATTGGTCCATCCGGGTCTGGAAAATCTACATTGTTAAGTTTACTTGGTGCATTGGATGTGCCGACAAATGGAAGCGTTACATATGGAGACAGTTCCATTAATACGTATTCTTCCAAAGAGTTAGCTGATTTTCGTTTCGAGAACATCGGGTTTATCTTTCAGCAATTTCATTTACTCCCTACGTTAACTGCTTTAGAAAATGTGATGTCACCATTGTTTTCTCGTAAGGTTGCATACAATAAAAAAGTACGTGCTGAAACGGTGCTTAATCAGGTAGGTTTGGATGATAAATATAATTCCTTAGCATCTCAGCTTTCAGGCGGACAACAGCAACGTGTGGCAATTGCCAGGGCCTTAGTTCATGAACCGCGTTGGCTGCTGGCAGACGAACCCACCGGAAATCTGGATACCCACACAGAAGAATTGATATTTGACAATTTGATTCAATTAAACAGGAGTAAAGAATGTGGCGTTATATATGTTACCCACGACTCTGATCTCGCAGCACGTGCGGACCGTATGGTTGAAATGAAAAACGGCAAGATAATCAGGGATTCGCGGAGTGAAGTTTATGCTTAG
- a CDS encoding ABC transporter permease, whose protein sequence is MLRFIWNSWWRNKERFILLIIGALIVSIGLSYLVGITQASNATIVDELQKRWKSSYHIVVRPPDSRSVTEEKNLLEPNYLSGLSGGITLEQYEKIKGMTDVDVAAPIAMMGYIRNSINLDRVQFTEPGIYRMKIKETTNTGVSSVVDESNIYFTVGWGAPNDAREYGVTHFNGAVDYGTYVLVAGVDPKAEAELVGLDEAIVEGENSHYFTDENSVKTEEVIKNIQETQIPVIVSNKEFVDGKMNYTFEKLDIPFEKDPSGTMEKVKEKGGKSYLDKQSGTQVDQVVSTTEQAHKKIVNQVSEGNSSLQDFYWMSFKPSSVNYREVTSPFPERWPFSYEVEPYFVPEDSLLAVDNAYRPISMFSEDSSGWPRLQLNFKGIFDPSDLDISKDPLTELPMETYFPSKAQWVLDKDGNPVNPPEDMKPLNNPYGFLTKPPLMLTTIEAASEVLGDKPISAIRLKVKGVEQLNEESEQTLQAVAKDIEDTTGLITDITLGSSPQPALTHIPGVNEQKSIGWIEQPWIKLGSSVTIFQESKVGMSGVIASVIVVAIVYVFSSNIIMMYARKKEFAVLLSVGWRPNNLAKLLFIEAALVGLFVSMISWLILGLIYVIHDIQTSALRLFLIGIFGITIYVLGALIPALLVRRISPYESMKTGEVSKLKRHLFKTKTLFSMSLKNLLAKYKRSVLSVIAIALPTSLLIFFLFVTFKLRGTMFTTWLGEYVALEVGPMHYVAMGVAIAIAILTTAEIIWQNVAERQPELAVLKAVGWQNRTVRLLVLIEGGLSGLIAGVLGIVIALGVIWGMYNQFPAEQLPFFLVTILIPIVTGILGAVLPARKAGNIQPYQGLTGGFVNTKRTEKSFQYVFGAVSICLFIGIIALLTQAIPDVQETNANKPSGTAKTEGTSGEVKEVYSHRIDSEKEPEDQDVGVDRDNPYETIIDTKYKNKEEDEIISLGETFNDELLGTKLTYNLVNDTPDGLETKKPNTKLITIKTKIRLEVAEGRKKGSLVQYQPQVGGFYLLDKEGNKYERIDFRKVDAKNWNKIYLETPGMMTSLLTYEVPKDIESLILVDNQSWFPLFPGGLVVDITGNVIDSASQNEGETEKLSEKSNSEEKSLFESKLDEDPVILSLGETWGKNPGGQENIFTFNIVPDKPEEVKPEKKNTELITISAELIMKGKEGLGEQYQPNVGGMYLLDKDGNKYERIHYELVEAKNWNGIELTNPGRMKSLLTYEVPKDLEALIMVEWYTWIASRTNEIVVVVKGYVKEMTEKIQSGF, encoded by the coding sequence ATGCTTAGGTTCATTTGGAACTCGTGGTGGCGAAATAAAGAACGGTTCATATTGTTGATTATCGGCGCCTTGATTGTGAGTATTGGGCTCAGTTACCTGGTGGGGATTACTCAAGCTTCCAACGCTACAATTGTGGATGAACTCCAGAAACGGTGGAAGTCCTCTTATCATATCGTTGTTCGCCCACCTGATTCCCGCAGTGTGACGGAAGAAAAGAATCTGCTTGAGCCAAACTATCTCAGCGGGTTATCCGGAGGTATTACTCTTGAACAATATGAAAAAATAAAAGGAATGACAGATGTTGATGTAGCTGCTCCTATTGCCATGATGGGATATATTAGGAACTCTATTAATCTGGACCGTGTACAATTCACTGAACCAGGTATCTATCGTATGAAAATTAAAGAAACTACAAATACCGGTGTATCTAGTGTTGTTGATGAAAGTAATATTTATTTCACGGTAGGTTGGGGCGCTCCAAACGATGCTCGTGAATATGGAGTAACACATTTTAATGGAGCAGTTGATTATGGCACATATGTTCTTGTTGCTGGAGTTGATCCTAAAGCCGAGGCTGAACTTGTTGGTCTGGATGAAGCTATTGTAGAAGGTGAGAACAGTCACTATTTCACCGATGAGAACAGCGTGAAAACGGAAGAGGTAATTAAAAATATTCAAGAGACTCAGATTCCTGTGATTGTAAGTAATAAGGAATTCGTCGATGGTAAAATGAATTATACATTTGAAAAGCTGGATATTCCATTCGAGAAAGATCCAAGCGGTACAATGGAAAAAGTGAAAGAAAAAGGAGGAAAAAGTTACCTAGATAAACAATCTGGAACACAGGTCGATCAAGTAGTATCCACTACAGAACAAGCACATAAAAAAATAGTGAACCAAGTTAGTGAAGGAAACAGTTCGCTCCAGGATTTTTACTGGATGTCATTTAAACCTTCTTCCGTTAATTACAGGGAAGTAACAAGTCCCTTTCCCGAACGCTGGCCTTTTTCTTATGAGGTAGAGCCATATTTTGTTCCAGAGGACTCTTTGCTTGCAGTGGATAACGCATATCGTCCAATTTCAATGTTCAGTGAGGACAGTTCTGGCTGGCCCAGACTTCAGCTTAATTTTAAAGGAATATTTGACCCCAGTGATTTGGACATATCGAAGGACCCTTTAACTGAACTGCCAATGGAAACCTATTTTCCTTCAAAAGCTCAATGGGTGTTAGACAAAGACGGAAACCCGGTAAACCCACCGGAAGACATGAAACCTTTAAACAATCCATATGGCTTTTTAACAAAACCCCCTTTAATGCTCACAACAATAGAAGCCGCATCTGAGGTTTTGGGTGACAAACCCATTTCGGCTATTCGTTTAAAGGTAAAAGGAGTGGAACAACTAAACGAAGAGAGCGAACAAACATTACAGGCTGTTGCAAAAGATATAGAAGACACAACAGGATTGATTACTGATATTACTTTGGGTTCTTCCCCACAGCCTGCATTAACCCATATCCCAGGGGTAAATGAGCAGAAAAGTATTGGATGGATTGAGCAGCCATGGATTAAGTTAGGCTCATCTGTTACAATCTTTCAGGAATCCAAGGTAGGTATGTCCGGCGTGATCGCAAGTGTTATTGTTGTGGCGATTGTATATGTGTTTTCATCCAATATCATTATGATGTATGCAAGAAAAAAAGAATTTGCAGTACTTCTATCAGTCGGTTGGCGGCCAAATAACTTAGCAAAATTGCTTTTTATCGAAGCAGCATTGGTTGGACTTTTTGTTTCCATGATAAGTTGGCTTATATTAGGACTGATTTATGTAATACATGATATTCAAACATCAGCATTACGTCTGTTTTTAATTGGAATATTTGGTATTACGATTTATGTATTAGGTGCTCTTATTCCAGCACTGTTGGTTAGAAGAATTTCTCCTTATGAATCGATGAAAACAGGTGAAGTTTCAAAGCTTAAAAGACACCTTTTTAAAACGAAAACACTCTTTAGTATGAGCTTAAAGAATTTGCTTGCTAAGTATAAACGTAGTGTTTTATCCGTTATTGCCATTGCTTTGCCAACAAGTCTATTGATTTTCTTTTTGTTTGTCACTTTCAAATTGCGTGGAACAATGTTTACAACATGGTTGGGTGAATATGTAGCTTTAGAAGTAGGTCCCATGCATTATGTAGCAATGGGTGTCGCGATTGCTATTGCCATTCTTACTACAGCAGAAATTATTTGGCAGAATGTTGCTGAGAGGCAACCTGAGCTTGCAGTATTAAAGGCAGTTGGTTGGCAAAACCGAACTGTTCGACTGTTGGTGTTAATTGAAGGAGGACTAAGTGGATTAATTGCGGGAGTACTTGGAATAGTAATTGCTTTAGGGGTAATCTGGGGTATGTATAACCAATTTCCTGCAGAGCAGTTGCCATTCTTCCTGGTAACGATTCTTATTCCAATCGTTACTGGTATCCTTGGAGCAGTACTACCTGCGAGAAAAGCTGGGAATATTCAACCTTATCAAGGATTGACTGGTGGATTTGTCAATACCAAAAGAACGGAGAAGAGTTTTCAATATGTGTTTGGAGCAGTAAGTATTTGTTTATTTATTGGTATTATTGCTCTATTGACTCAAGCAATACCTGATGTTCAGGAAACAAACGCAAATAAACCAAGTGGAACTGCAAAAACAGAAGGTACATCTGGTGAGGTAAAAGAAGTGTATTCCCATAGAATAGATTCTGAAAAAGAACCAGAGGACCAAGATGTTGGGGTGGATAGGGATAATCCATATGAAACCATTATTGACACCAAATATAAAAATAAGGAAGAGGATGAGATTATAAGCTTAGGAGAAACATTTAATGATGAATTATTAGGAACGAAATTAACATATAACCTAGTAAATGACACTCCAGATGGGCTGGAGACGAAAAAGCCAAACACTAAACTAATAACTATTAAGACTAAAATAAGGTTGGAGGTTGCTGAGGGAAGGAAAAAAGGTTCTCTCGTACAATATCAACCCCAAGTCGGCGGTTTTTATTTGTTAGATAAGGAAGGCAACAAGTACGAGCGGATTGATTTTCGAAAGGTAGATGCAAAGAACTGGAATAAAATATATTTAGAGACTCCAGGCATGATGACATCATTGTTAACGTATGAGGTGCCAAAGGATATAGAAAGCTTAATATTAGTAGATAATCAATCTTGGTTTCCCTTATTTCCTGGAGGGTTAGTAGTTGATATTACTGGAAACGTAATTGATTCTGCCTCACAAAATGAGGGGGAAACAGAGAAGTTATCTGAAAAAAGTAACTCCGAAGAGAAAAGTCTTTTCGAGTCAAAACTCGATGAAGATCCCGTGATTTTGAGTTTAGGAGAAACGTGGGGTAAGAATCCTGGTGGGCAAGAAAATATATTTACCTTTAATATAGTACCTGATAAGCCTGAAGAAGTTAAGCCGGAGAAAAAAAACACTGAATTAATAACCATTTCTGCAGAATTAATTATGAAAGGAAAAGAAGGATTAGGTGAACAATACCAACCCAATGTAGGGGGCATGTATCTGCTTGACAAAGATGGAAATAAATATGAACGTATTCATTATGAGTTGGTAGAGGCCAAAAATTGGAATGGAATTGAATTAACAAATCCGGGAAGGATGAAATCCCTATTAACCTATGAAGTACCAAAAGATTTGGAAGCGCTTATAATGGTTGAGTGGTATACCTGGATTGCTTCCAGAACTAACGAAATAGTGGTTGTGGTTAAGGGGTATGTCAAGGAAATGACTGAGAAGATTCAAAGTGGTTTTTAA
- a CDS encoding YceI family protein, whose product MARTTFNVDTVHSEIGFTVKHMMISKAKGTFNDFDAVIEADVDNLTDSKVEVTIDAASIDTRNKDRDDHLRSADFFDVENYPKVTFVATDIKKKSDNNYDVTGDLTIAGKTNPVTLDTVFEGQSKDPMSGNTVAGFSGETKISRKEFGLTWNAAVETGGVLVGDEVKITFEIEAHKAE is encoded by the coding sequence ATGGCAAGAACAACTTTTAACGTAGACACAGTACACAGTGAGATAGGATTTACAGTAAAACATATGATGATTTCCAAAGCGAAAGGAACATTTAATGACTTTGATGCTGTTATTGAAGCCGATGTGGATAATTTAACAGATTCAAAAGTTGAAGTAACGATAGATGCAGCGAGCATTGACACACGCAATAAGGATCGTGACGATCACTTGCGTTCTGCTGACTTCTTTGATGTTGAAAATTACCCGAAAGTAACATTTGTTGCAACTGACATTAAGAAAAAATCAGACAATAATTACGATGTTACTGGTGATTTAACTATCGCTGGAAAAACAAACCCAGTTACACTTGATACTGTATTTGAAGGACAAAGCAAAGACCCAATGAGCGGTAACACTGTTGCCGGCTTCAGCGGTGAAACTAAAATCAGCCGTAAGGAATTCGGTCTTACATGGAACGCTGCAGTAGAAACAGGCGGCGTACTTGTAGGTGATGAAGTTAAAATCACTTTTGAAATTGAAGCTCATAAAGCAGAATAA
- a CDS encoding Glu/Leu/Phe/Val family dehydrogenase — MGNSTAKIVEESLDALLDDKSFLPDLTGQARQKAFTSLVSILSTPNHVNKSFLRIALENGKVERVPSFRVQHNNIMGPYKGGIRFHESVNEDEVVNLSSLMTLKNALHDVPFGGGKGGVVINPREYSEKELYMICKKYVQYFSEIIGPDKDIPAPDVGTGDREMDWMMGEYKSIRPGEPYRGSFTGKSVVNGGSLGRREATGKGVYFAFRYMLHNFVGNQEKWLSERDNIFAQTALEQKDKTLSLAFQGFGNVGSVAALEAFQCNHLNNKIVAVSDRNVTLYNSDGLDIPGLVKYTSNNNGDLPVDDDQLKDADVKASIKDRDDVLTLDVDVLFLAALGGQVHQENMQDVKASIIVEGANAPVTSGADKYFNEKGVIIIPDILANAGGVIVSYLEWLQGRETQFFSEEEVFKRQFDKMQETFDTIFPQFFGDPFPLRQNCYIHAVMKISTILYRQGKLY; from the coding sequence ATGGGAAACAGTACGGCAAAAATTGTTGAAGAATCGCTGGATGCCCTGTTGGATGATAAATCGTTCTTACCGGATTTAACAGGTCAGGCACGTCAGAAGGCATTTACTTCATTGGTATCGATCCTGTCCACTCCCAACCATGTCAACAAATCGTTTTTACGGATTGCGCTTGAAAATGGAAAAGTGGAGCGCGTTCCTTCTTTCCGGGTTCAACATAACAATATTATGGGTCCGTATAAGGGAGGGATCCGCTTTCATGAATCCGTAAATGAGGATGAAGTGGTTAATCTTTCATCACTCATGACACTGAAGAATGCGTTGCACGATGTTCCGTTTGGCGGGGGAAAAGGCGGAGTAGTTATCAACCCGCGGGAATATAGTGAAAAAGAATTATATATGATTTGTAAAAAATATGTGCAATATTTCAGTGAGATTATTGGCCCTGACAAGGATATTCCGGCTCCGGATGTTGGAACCGGTGACCGTGAAATGGACTGGATGATGGGAGAGTACAAAAGCATCCGTCCCGGGGAGCCATACAGAGGCAGCTTTACCGGTAAAAGTGTCGTAAACGGCGGATCACTTGGACGCAGGGAAGCAACTGGAAAAGGGGTATATTTCGCCTTTCGTTATATGCTTCATAACTTTGTTGGGAATCAGGAAAAATGGCTTTCAGAGCGTGATAATATATTTGCCCAGACGGCACTCGAGCAGAAGGATAAGACGTTGTCATTGGCCTTCCAGGGATTTGGAAATGTTGGTTCGGTAGCAGCACTTGAAGCATTCCAATGTAATCATCTGAACAACAAAATCGTTGCCGTCAGTGACCGGAATGTAACTTTATACAACTCAGACGGTTTGGATATTCCGGGTCTTGTGAAATACACATCAAACAATAATGGCGATCTTCCTGTTGATGATGATCAATTGAAAGATGCAGACGTGAAAGCTTCGATTAAAGACCGCGACGATGTACTGACACTGGATGTTGACGTACTGTTTCTTGCAGCGCTGGGAGGCCAGGTGCACCAGGAAAACATGCAGGACGTGAAAGCCAGTATTATCGTTGAAGGCGCAAACGCACCTGTAACAAGCGGAGCAGATAAATATTTCAATGAAAAAGGCGTCATCATCATCCCGGATATTTTGGCAAATGCCGGTGGTGTAATCGTATCCTATTTAGAGTGGCTGCAAGGAAGGGAAACGCAATTCTTCAGTGAGGAAGAAGTGTTTAAGCGTCAGTTTGATAAAATGCAAGAGACGTTTGATACCATCTTCCCGCAGTTTTTCGGAGATCCGTTTCCGTTACGGCAAAACTGTTATATCCATGCTGTTATGAAAATATCGACGATTTTGTATCGGCAGGGGAAGTTGTATTAG
- a CDS encoding aconitate hydratase: protein MALNVAQKLIKDHLLSGEMEAGSEISLKIDQTLTQDATGTMVMLELEAMGLDYANTEASAQYVDHNLIQVDNKNPDDHLFLESAAQRFGMYYSRPGNGVSHPVHMQRLAAPGKTLLGSDSHTCANGCMGMLAMGAGGIDVAMAIAGEPIYIKMPEVMGVKLTGELPDWVSAKDVILEMLRRYDVKGGVGKIIEYYGPGLEDLSAMDRHVIANMGAELGATATVFPSDKEIKRFLEQQNRGDEWSELTADEGATYDIHDEINFSELEPLIAKPSSPGNVVPVCKIAGTPIYQSYIGSSANPGYRDFAIAAEIVKDRHIADGMSFDINPTSRQMLTNLVKEFHIASLLQSGARLHQAGCNGCIGMGQAPASGRNSLRTTPRNFPGRSGTKEDSVFLCGPETAAVSALTGVITDPRTMDIDYPDVSDPADPNIEEDLLDQPLPLEEAKQVELVKGPNIVSIPDMEALPDSLELPVLLKVGDNVSTDEILAGGARVLPYRSNLPEISKFTFEDVDSTYVERSRDNKDFGGHTIVGGYNYGQGSSREHAALAPRYLGLRVAMVKDFARIHWQNLVNFGVLPLTFANEADYEKLGKGEVLKFDNLREQLKDGHTLIAGVDGTDKEITLEHSLSPRQKEIILEGGLINWIKGKQQVS, encoded by the coding sequence TTGGCTTTAAATGTTGCTCAAAAGTTAATAAAAGACCACCTTTTATCAGGTGAAATGGAAGCGGGCTCGGAAATCAGCCTGAAAATTGACCAGACCCTGACCCAGGATGCAACCGGAACGATGGTCATGCTTGAACTGGAAGCAATGGGACTTGACTATGCCAACACCGAAGCCTCCGCACAATATGTCGATCATAATTTAATTCAAGTAGATAACAAGAACCCCGATGACCACTTATTTCTGGAAAGTGCAGCACAACGGTTCGGAATGTATTACAGCCGTCCGGGAAATGGTGTAAGTCATCCTGTTCATATGCAGCGACTCGCTGCACCAGGTAAAACTTTACTAGGATCAGACAGCCACACATGCGCAAATGGCTGTATGGGCATGCTTGCCATGGGAGCCGGCGGAATTGACGTCGCGATGGCCATCGCCGGTGAACCTATTTACATTAAAATGCCGGAAGTTATGGGCGTAAAACTGACCGGTGAGCTGCCTGACTGGGTAAGCGCGAAAGACGTCATTCTGGAAATGCTCAGACGCTATGATGTAAAAGGCGGTGTCGGGAAAATAATTGAGTATTATGGTCCGGGACTGGAAGATTTATCAGCGATGGACCGCCATGTCATTGCCAATATGGGAGCAGAACTGGGCGCGACTGCCACCGTATTCCCGTCAGACAAGGAAATCAAGCGGTTTTTGGAACAGCAAAACCGCGGTGATGAATGGAGTGAACTGACAGCAGATGAAGGCGCAACATATGACATTCATGATGAAATAAACTTTTCCGAGTTGGAACCGTTGATTGCAAAACCATCAAGCCCGGGAAATGTTGTGCCGGTATGCAAAATCGCCGGCACCCCAATCTATCAATCATACATTGGATCTTCAGCAAACCCTGGTTATCGTGATTTTGCCATAGCGGCAGAAATTGTAAAAGACCGCCATATTGCTGATGGTATGTCATTCGATATCAATCCTACTTCAAGACAAATGCTTACGAATCTGGTAAAAGAATTCCATATTGCCAGTCTCCTGCAATCTGGTGCAAGGCTCCACCAGGCAGGCTGCAACGGCTGTATCGGTATGGGGCAGGCACCTGCATCCGGAAGAAACAGCCTGCGAACAACACCACGAAACTTCCCGGGCAGATCAGGTACAAAAGAAGACAGTGTATTTTTATGCGGACCCGAAACCGCTGCAGTTTCCGCTTTAACAGGCGTGATAACCGATCCGCGGACAATGGATATAGACTATCCTGATGTAAGCGATCCGGCCGATCCTAATATTGAAGAAGACCTATTGGATCAACCACTCCCACTGGAAGAAGCTAAACAGGTTGAACTCGTAAAAGGACCGAATATCGTTTCGATTCCGGACATGGAGGCTTTGCCGGATTCACTTGAATTGCCGGTACTGCTGAAGGTCGGCGACAACGTTTCCACCGATGAAATACTGGCAGGCGGCGCACGCGTCCTCCCATATCGAAGCAACTTGCCGGAAATCAGCAAGTTCACATTTGAGGATGTCGATTCAACATACGTCGAACGCAGCCGCGATAACAAAGATTTCGGAGGTCACACCATCGTCGGAGGCTATAACTATGGACAGGGTTCAAGCCGCGAACACGCCGCACTGGCACCTCGTTACCTCGGCTTACGTGTGGCAATGGTAAAAGACTTTGCCCGCATTCACTGGCAAAATCTCGTAAACTTTGGTGTACTGCCACTGACGTTTGCTAATGAAGCAGATTATGAGAAACTGGGAAAAGGTGAAGTGCTCAAGTTTGATAATCTGCGGGAACAACTGAAGGATGGGCATACACTGATAGCTGGTGTTGATGGTACGGATAAGGAAATAACCCTTGAACACAGTCTATCCCCACGCCAGAAGGAAATTATTTTGGAAGGCGGATTGATTAACTGGATTAAAGGGAAACAGCAAGTCAGCTAA
- a CDS encoding phage holin, producing MDKGTIIRTAALLLALVNQCLVMFGKSPLPIDSEFLEQGISYAFTLVTSITAWYKNNYVTKTGVKQKKVLTEKGLTGKGGNQNEADTNH from the coding sequence GTGGACAAAGGTACGATTATTCGAACGGCGGCACTTTTATTGGCACTTGTAAACCAGTGTCTTGTCATGTTCGGGAAGTCACCATTGCCGATTGACAGTGAATTTTTGGAACAGGGAATTTCTTATGCATTTACCCTCGTGACATCGATAACAGCCTGGTACAAAAATAACTATGTAACCAAGACGGGGGTTAAGCAGAAAAAAGTATTAACTGAAAAAGGATTAACAGGGAAGGGAGGTAATCAAAACGAAGCCGATACTAATCATTGA